The following proteins are co-located in the Blattabacterium sp. (Blatta orientalis) str. Tarazona genome:
- the ruvB gene encoding Holliday junction branch migration DNA helicase RuvB: MSSIVEGTLNPKKFKDFVGQQDILDNLKIFIQAAKKRKESLDHILFHGPPGLGKTTLSHIVANELGVKITVTSGSVLDKPGDLAGLLIHLNSNDVLFIDEIHRLSPIVEEYLYSAMENYKIDIIIDSGSNARSVQIDLSPFTLIGATTRSGLLTAPMRSRFGINGRLTYYRKELLKNIVTRRAKTLNIPITEEASYEIANRSRGTPRIANALLRRVRDFAQIKGNGTIDIHICDLGLQALNVDKHGLDEMDNRIIASIIDHFKGGPVGINTIATAVNENPDTIEEVYEPFLIQEGYLVRTPRGRKATLLAYKHLKRDFEKR; this comes from the coding sequence GTGTCATCTATTGTAGAAGGAACTTTGAATCCAAAAAAATTTAAAGATTTTGTTGGACAACAGGATATCTTAGATAATTTAAAAATTTTTATTCAAGCTGCTAAAAAAAGAAAAGAGTCTTTGGATCATATCCTATTTCATGGACCTCCAGGATTAGGAAAAACTACGCTATCTCATATAGTCGCCAATGAGTTAGGTGTTAAAATCACTGTCACTTCAGGATCCGTTTTAGATAAACCAGGGGATTTAGCAGGATTACTCATTCATTTAAATTCAAATGATGTTCTGTTTATTGATGAAATTCATCGGCTATCACCTATAGTGGAAGAATATTTATATTCTGCCATGGAAAATTATAAAATAGATATTATAATTGATTCTGGATCTAATGCCAGATCAGTTCAAATTGATTTATCTCCTTTTACTTTAATAGGAGCCACTACAAGATCTGGATTATTAACAGCTCCTATGCGTTCTAGATTTGGGATCAATGGTCGGTTAACCTATTACAGAAAAGAATTATTAAAAAACATTGTAACTCGAAGAGCAAAAACATTAAACATTCCAATAACCGAAGAAGCCTCTTATGAAATTGCTAATCGAAGTAGAGGAACTCCACGCATAGCTAACGCTCTACTTCGTAGAGTTCGTGATTTTGCTCAAATAAAAGGAAACGGAACCATAGATATTCATATTTGTGATTTAGGATTACAAGCACTTAATGTGGATAAACATGGATTAGACGAAATGGATAATAGAATCATTGCGTCTATTATAGATCATTTTAAAGGAGGTCCTGTGGGAATAAACACGATAGCAACAGCTGTCAATGAAAATCCTGATACTATAGAAGAAGTTTATGAACCTTTTCTCATTCAAGAAGGATATTTAGTAAGAACCCCTAGAGGAAGAAAAGCAACATTATTAGCATATAAACATCTTAAACGAGATTTTGAAAAAAGATAG
- a CDS encoding DedA family protein, translating into MSDIWDFFQHFFNPRWIFFYFENTALFILLAIVFAETGFFIGFFLPGDSLLFTAGIFGKDLCKNFYNVPFFVIILIVAVVAILGNMQGYWLGYKSGNLLYKKKDTFLFKKKHLLIAKLFYNKYKTTALIISRFLPMLRTFAPIVAGAIRVDFKKFMIYNIIGALAWTFSIMLAGHYLDKRFPELKNHLEWIVLLIVLMTTFPVLLKLRISKKKKFSSKFINSFGEVGKGIRGRGKGSPESH; encoded by the coding sequence ATGTCAGATATTTGGGATTTTTTTCAGCATTTTTTCAATCCTAGATGGATTTTTTTCTATTTTGAAAATACCGCTTTATTTATTCTTTTGGCAATTGTTTTTGCAGAGACTGGTTTTTTTATTGGTTTTTTTTTACCAGGAGATTCTTTATTATTTACTGCCGGAATTTTCGGAAAAGATTTATGCAAAAATTTTTATAATGTTCCATTTTTTGTAATTATTTTAATTGTAGCAGTAGTAGCTATTCTTGGAAATATGCAAGGGTATTGGTTGGGGTATAAATCCGGAAATTTATTATATAAAAAAAAAGATACCTTTCTTTTTAAGAAAAAACATCTTCTTATAGCCAAATTGTTTTATAATAAATATAAAACAACAGCACTTATTATAAGCCGTTTTCTTCCAATGCTTCGAACTTTTGCTCCCATTGTTGCCGGGGCAATTCGTGTTGATTTTAAAAAATTTATGATCTATAATATTATAGGAGCACTAGCTTGGACTTTTTCTATCATGTTAGCTGGACACTATCTAGACAAAAGGTTCCCAGAACTTAAAAACCACTTGGAATGGATTGTTTTACTCATTGTTTTAATGACCACATTCCCTGTCCTTCTGAAACTTCGAATAAGCAAAAAGAAAAAGTTCTCATCTAAATTTATAAATTCATTCGGAGAAGTCGGAAAGGGGATCCGGGGGAGGGGGAAGGGAAGCCCTGAAAGCCATTGA
- the surE gene encoding 5'/3'-nucleotidase SurE — MKNKPIILVTNDDGIIAPGIRTLVHTMNSLGDVYVVAPNKPKSGIGHAITMDTVVYCDSVKIDNGIQKEWECSGTPVDCVKLAINHILPRKPDICVSGINHGSNSSINIMYSGTISAVIEAGIEGIPSVGFSLLDFDWNADFDPSKKYVWKIVKKILQNPMERGILSLNVNIPKLRKEEIRGIKICRQAEAKWKESFDKRYNPKGRAYYWLVGDFVNFDKKSDTDEWALKNGYVSVVPIKFDFTDYSTLNILRSWNFILFIFFWESSLF; from the coding sequence ATGAAAAACAAGCCAATTATTTTAGTAACAAACGATGATGGGATTATAGCTCCTGGAATTCGAACTCTTGTTCATACGATGAATTCTTTAGGAGATGTATATGTGGTAGCTCCAAATAAACCTAAATCTGGAATAGGACATGCTATAACTATGGATACAGTTGTATATTGTGATTCGGTAAAGATTGACAATGGGATCCAAAAGGAATGGGAATGTTCAGGAACTCCTGTAGACTGTGTTAAATTAGCAATCAATCACATTCTTCCAAGAAAACCTGATATTTGTGTATCTGGAATTAATCATGGATCCAATTCTTCCATAAACATCATGTATTCCGGAACAATTTCCGCGGTGATAGAAGCTGGAATAGAAGGAATTCCATCTGTTGGGTTTTCTCTTTTAGATTTTGATTGGAATGCAGATTTTGATCCATCCAAAAAATATGTATGGAAAATTGTAAAAAAAATTCTTCAAAATCCTATGGAAAGAGGAATCCTGAGTCTCAATGTGAATATTCCAAAATTGAGAAAAGAAGAAATTAGAGGAATTAAAATATGCAGACAGGCAGAAGCTAAATGGAAAGAAAGTTTTGATAAACGTTATAATCCAAAAGGAAGAGCTTATTATTGGTTAGTAGGAGATTTTGTTAATTTTGATAAAAAATCAGATACGGATGAATGGGCTTTAAAAAATGGATATGTTTCTGTCGTTCCTATTAAATTCGATTTTACAGATTACTCAACTTTAAATATTTTAAGATCTTGGAATTTCATATTATTCATTTTTTTTTGGGAATCTTCCTTATTTTAA
- a CDS encoding carboxy terminal-processing peptidase, with amino-acid sequence MIVNSIKNFKYIIIGFIFTFLLSFCSPQGEEETHRVILKTIYKTLYFLHPNPIKINNEFSQKVYKQYFSNLDLQKRFFLQKDLEDISFYREKLDESWIHGDPTFFNITMKYFYQRIKEVENICSKILKKPFNFHKREVYIPGEQKISYPKNKKEWIEEWRKYLKYLTLMEIVSPENPQGNIWKSIKKNIRWMNQEKKQEKGRGIYARIFRKLKIEKKTDWFSMYVNTITSQYDPHTNYFSPKEKENFDLNISGKTEGIGAELQDHKGYATIVKLLVGGPAWKSKKIEVGDKIIRVAKDINSESKNIIGMLLENSIRLIRGKKGSKVKLTIQKKDGSIKEVILIRDVIEKKEIFARSVTILDNENKYGLILLPEFYFNPENKNGRNAAQDMKKIIQELKKEKIKGLIIDIRNNGGGSLETVIEIAGFFLGKVPIVQVGLSSGRKKILKNKNNELLWKGPLVILVNELSASASEILAASIADYKRGIIVGSYQTYGKGTVQTFYPLNRFIFSNKKELGALKFTMNKFYRVNGNSTQLKGVNPDIVIPNNIFLVRGMEKDQPNSMMWDRTDSISYQLWKGKIDLEKIKLKSINRLKKYQDMMTIYQTIQLLEKNFLNKKYIPLNWKDFWDENLKMQKINANFQALKNYLNVYELRSFPPSYQIISKFDQEWKKNLLKDFHIEECVNILRDFNENPLLSD; translated from the coding sequence ATGATCGTAAATTCAATTAAAAATTTTAAGTATATAATAATTGGTTTTATTTTTACTTTTTTATTAAGTTTCTGTTCTCCACAAGGAGAAGAAGAAACACATCGTGTCATATTAAAGACTATATATAAAACACTCTATTTTTTACATCCTAATCCTATTAAAATTAATAATGAATTTTCACAAAAAGTATATAAGCAATATTTTTCAAATTTAGATTTACAAAAACGTTTTTTCTTACAAAAAGACTTAGAAGATATTTCTTTTTATCGAGAAAAACTAGACGAATCTTGGATTCATGGAGATCCCACTTTTTTTAACATTACAATGAAATATTTTTATCAAAGAATAAAAGAAGTAGAGAATATCTGTTCTAAGATTTTAAAAAAACCTTTCAACTTTCATAAAAGAGAAGTCTATATTCCTGGAGAACAGAAAATTTCTTATCCTAAAAATAAAAAGGAATGGATAGAAGAATGGAGAAAATATCTAAAATATTTGACTTTGATGGAAATCGTTTCTCCAGAAAATCCACAAGGAAATATTTGGAAATCCATCAAAAAAAATATCAGATGGATGAACCAGGAAAAAAAGCAAGAAAAAGGTAGAGGAATATATGCAAGAATATTTAGAAAATTAAAAATAGAAAAAAAAACAGACTGGTTTTCCATGTACGTAAATACTATTACCTCGCAATATGATCCTCATACTAACTATTTTTCTCCTAAAGAAAAGGAAAATTTTGATTTAAATATATCTGGAAAAACAGAAGGAATTGGAGCTGAATTGCAAGATCATAAAGGTTATGCGACCATTGTAAAACTTCTTGTTGGTGGACCAGCATGGAAAAGTAAAAAAATAGAAGTAGGAGATAAAATTATTAGAGTAGCAAAAGATATAAATTCAGAATCCAAAAATATTATTGGAATGTTATTGGAAAATTCCATTCGTCTTATAAGAGGAAAAAAAGGAAGTAAAGTCAAATTAACAATTCAAAAAAAAGATGGTTCTATAAAAGAAGTCATCCTCATTCGGGATGTTATTGAAAAAAAAGAAATTTTTGCAAGAAGTGTCACAATATTGGATAATGAGAATAAGTATGGGTTGATACTATTACCAGAATTTTATTTTAATCCTGAAAATAAAAACGGAAGAAATGCGGCTCAAGATATGAAAAAGATTATTCAAGAGCTAAAAAAGGAAAAAATAAAAGGTTTGATTATAGATATCAGAAATAATGGAGGAGGCTCATTAGAAACTGTTATAGAAATTGCTGGTTTCTTTTTGGGAAAAGTCCCTATAGTACAAGTAGGTCTTTCTTCTGGAAGAAAGAAAATACTAAAAAATAAAAATAATGAACTGCTTTGGAAAGGACCCCTTGTTATTTTAGTTAATGAACTATCAGCATCCGCTTCAGAAATTCTTGCTGCGTCTATAGCAGATTATAAAAGAGGAATTATTGTTGGGAGCTATCAAACATATGGAAAGGGGACCGTTCAAACCTTTTATCCCTTAAATAGATTTATTTTTTCTAATAAAAAAGAATTGGGAGCCTTAAAATTCACTATGAATAAATTTTATCGTGTCAATGGAAATTCTACTCAATTAAAGGGTGTCAATCCAGATATAGTTATTCCAAATAATATTTTTTTAGTTAGAGGTATGGAAAAAGATCAACCAAATTCTATGATGTGGGATCGGACTGATTCTATTTCTTACCAACTATGGAAAGGAAAAATAGATTTGGAAAAAATAAAGTTGAAAAGTATTAATCGTTTGAAAAAATATCAGGATATGATGACCATATATCAAACCATACAATTATTAGAAAAAAATTTTTTGAATAAGAAATATATTCCTCTAAATTGGAAAGATTTTTGGGATGAAAATTTAAAAATGCAAAAAATAAATGCAAATTTTCAAGCCTTAAAGAATTACTTGAATGTATATGAATTACGATCTTTTCCTCCTTCTTACCAAATTATCTCAAAATTTGACCAAGAATGGAAAAAAAATTTGTTGAAGGATTTTCATATAGAAGAATGTGTAAATATTTTACGAGATTTTAATGAAAATCCATTATTGTCTGACTAA
- the purB gene encoding adenylosuccinate lyase, translating to MKEYKNPLVERYSSQEMLYNFSPKKKFTHLEKTLVSFSRKPKKLGLNISEEQINDLKNHLDDIDWNRVSFYEKKFRHDVMAHLYAFGEKAILAKPIIHLGATSAFLGDNTDLILIRDGLEILLKKLVNVLFRLRNFTLEYHDTPTLAFTHYQPAQLTTVGKRSSLWMQSLLLDVEELEFRLQNLNFRGVKGTVGTAASFKELFDGDLQKVKDLEKEISNKFGFEKVFPVTGQTYDRKIDAQVLNLLSNISQSSHKFSNDLRLLQNLKEMEEPFETEQIGSSAMAYKRNPVRSERIASLAKYVISLSNSSAMVAATQWLERTLDDSANRRLVIAQSFLATDAILTIWNNILENIVVYPKMIEKHIDQELPFLMTESIIVESVKNGADRQEIHERIRIHSMNTNYKIKLEGKKNDFLQRILDDKKIPINEKKINQMLTPKNFIGFSSDQSIEFVEKKVNPLLDRFYHFIDSNMDLKV from the coding sequence GTGAAAGAATATAAAAATCCTTTGGTAGAACGATACAGTAGTCAAGAAATGTTGTATAATTTTTCTCCAAAAAAAAAATTTACTCACCTGGAGAAAACTTTGGTTAGCTTTAGCAGAAAGCCAAAAAAATTAGGTTTAAACATTAGTGAAGAACAAATAAATGACTTAAAAAATCATTTAGATGATATTGATTGGAATAGAGTTTCTTTTTATGAAAAAAAATTCCGTCATGATGTTATGGCTCATTTATATGCTTTTGGAGAAAAAGCAATTCTAGCTAAACCTATTATTCATTTAGGAGCCACAAGTGCTTTTTTAGGAGACAACACGGATCTTATTCTCATCCGTGATGGATTAGAGATTCTTCTTAAGAAATTAGTTAATGTTCTCTTTAGACTTAGGAATTTTACCTTAGAATATCATGACACTCCTACTTTAGCTTTTACCCATTATCAACCCGCTCAACTAACTACTGTAGGAAAACGTTCCTCTTTGTGGATGCAAAGTTTATTATTGGACGTAGAAGAATTAGAATTTAGATTACAAAATCTTAATTTCAGAGGAGTAAAAGGCACTGTAGGGACAGCAGCTAGTTTCAAAGAATTATTTGATGGAGATCTACAAAAAGTAAAAGATTTGGAAAAAGAAATCTCCAATAAATTTGGATTTGAAAAAGTTTTTCCTGTGACAGGTCAAACTTATGATAGAAAAATAGATGCACAAGTATTAAATTTATTATCTAATATTTCTCAATCTTCTCATAAGTTTAGCAATGATTTACGTTTACTACAAAACTTAAAAGAAATGGAAGAACCATTTGAAACAGAGCAGATTGGATCAAGCGCTATGGCATATAAACGAAATCCAGTGCGTAGTGAGCGTATAGCCTCTTTAGCAAAATATGTGATTTCTCTATCAAATAGTTCAGCTATGGTTGCAGCTACTCAGTGGTTGGAACGGACATTAGATGATTCAGCTAATAGAAGATTGGTAATAGCTCAATCATTCTTAGCTACAGATGCTATTTTAACAATTTGGAATAATATATTAGAAAATATAGTGGTCTATCCTAAAATGATTGAAAAACATATAGATCAAGAACTTCCATTTTTAATGACGGAATCTATTATTGTAGAGAGTGTAAAAAATGGAGCAGATAGACAAGAAATTCATGAAAGAATTAGAATTCATTCTATGAATACAAATTATAAAATAAAGTTAGAAGGAAAAAAAAATGATTTTTTACAACGTATTTTAGATGATAAAAAAATACCTATTAACGAAAAAAAAATAAATCAAATGCTTACCCCTAAGAATTTTATAGGATTTTCGTCGGATCAATCTATAGAATTTGTTGAGAAAAAGGTAAATCCTCTCTTAGATCGATTTTATCATTTTATTGATTCCAATATGGATTTAAAAGTTTAG
- the gyrA gene encoding DNA gyrase subunit A, whose product MNEGEKLIPINIEDEMKSSYIDYSMSVIVSRALPDARDGLKPVHRRVLYGMYQLGIFSNNPYKKSARIVGEVLGKYHPHGDISVYETMVRMAQKWTLRYPLIDGQGNFGSLDADPPAAMRYTEVRMKKMSEEMLLDIKKETVDMQLNFDDSIEEPTVLPTRIPNLLINGSSGIAVGMATNIPPHNLKETIKAICAYIENDQISIEQIMESIKAPDFPTGGIIYGYEGVKKAFYTGRGRIVLRAKVHLEEIQGRQCIIVDEIPYQVNKAEMITRTVELMREGKMEGIYQIRDESDRKGLRIVYLLKQNTNPHILLNNLFKYTSLQTYFNVNNIALVKGKPVQLNIKDLIQHFVDHRQDVIIRRTKYELKKCQDRVHTLTGFLTILDHLDQMIELIKESKDHHDACNRLIKMFKISENQSRSILDMRLQNLTSLELKKIKKEYEELVKKIAYLKNVLIQHSIRMQIIKKELLDIQDKYQDKRRTQIDYLGNEVHIEDLIEDEQVVLTISHAGYIKRTSLSEYKRQGRGGIGNRGASARESDFFKHLLIATNHQYLLFFTEKGKCFWLRVYEIPEGSKISKGRAIQNMIHLQPDDKVNAYILTGDLTNKKYVQNHYVMMVTQKGIIKKTSLENYSRPRKDGINAIVIRKGDSLLEAILTKGNSHVFIAVKSGKIIRFSEKKVRVTGRNSSGVRGINLSISEDTVIGMICVEGQEKGYLLVVSEKGFGKRTNLKDYRITNRGGKGIKTINITQKTGRLISIKHVTNQDDLMIIKKSGIIIRISVSDIRVMGRDTQGVRLINLKEKDEIADVEKVSQTIMDFH is encoded by the coding sequence ATGAATGAAGGAGAAAAATTAATTCCTATTAATATTGAAGATGAAATGAAATCATCTTACATAGATTACTCTATGTCTGTTATTGTATCCAGAGCTCTTCCTGATGCTAGAGATGGGTTAAAACCTGTACATAGGAGAGTATTATATGGAATGTACCAATTAGGAATTTTTTCTAATAATCCTTATAAAAAATCGGCTCGTATTGTTGGAGAAGTATTGGGAAAGTATCATCCACATGGAGACATTTCTGTTTATGAGACAATGGTTCGTATGGCGCAAAAATGGACTCTTCGTTATCCATTGATAGATGGACAAGGAAATTTTGGTTCATTAGATGCAGATCCACCTGCTGCAATGCGTTATACAGAAGTGAGAATGAAAAAAATGTCTGAAGAGATGTTATTGGACATCAAAAAAGAAACAGTGGATATGCAACTAAATTTTGATGATTCTATAGAAGAACCTACAGTTTTACCTACAAGAATTCCGAATCTTTTGATTAATGGATCTTCTGGAATTGCTGTGGGGATGGCTACCAACATTCCTCCTCATAATTTAAAAGAAACTATAAAAGCTATTTGCGCTTATATTGAGAACGATCAAATATCTATAGAACAGATAATGGAATCTATTAAAGCTCCGGATTTTCCTACGGGTGGAATTATTTATGGATATGAGGGAGTGAAGAAAGCTTTTTATACTGGAAGAGGACGTATCGTCTTACGTGCCAAAGTTCATTTGGAAGAAATTCAGGGAAGACAATGTATTATTGTGGACGAAATTCCCTATCAAGTAAATAAAGCCGAAATGATCACTAGGACTGTAGAATTAATGAGAGAAGGTAAAATGGAGGGGATTTATCAGATTCGGGATGAATCTGATAGAAAGGGGTTACGTATAGTATATCTGCTTAAACAGAATACGAATCCTCATATATTGTTGAATAATTTATTCAAATATACCTCTTTGCAAACTTATTTTAATGTAAATAACATTGCCTTAGTTAAAGGAAAACCTGTTCAACTAAATATTAAAGATCTTATCCAACATTTTGTGGACCATCGACAGGATGTTATTATTCGTCGGACTAAGTACGAATTGAAAAAATGTCAAGATCGTGTTCATACTTTGACAGGTTTTCTAACTATATTAGATCATTTAGATCAAATGATTGAATTAATCAAAGAATCCAAAGATCATCATGATGCTTGTAATAGACTCATCAAAATGTTTAAGATATCTGAAAATCAATCTAGATCTATTTTAGATATGCGTTTACAAAATTTGACTTCTTTAGAGTTAAAGAAAATAAAAAAAGAATATGAAGAATTAGTCAAAAAAATAGCATACTTAAAAAATGTGTTAATACAACATTCTATACGAATGCAAATTATCAAAAAAGAACTTTTAGATATTCAAGATAAATATCAAGATAAACGAAGAACGCAAATAGATTACTTGGGAAATGAAGTGCACATAGAAGATCTTATTGAAGATGAACAGGTAGTTCTTACTATTTCTCATGCAGGATATATTAAAAGAACTTCTTTATCCGAATACAAGCGTCAAGGAAGGGGAGGGATAGGAAATCGGGGGGCTTCTGCTAGAGAGTCTGATTTTTTCAAACATCTTCTCATAGCTACCAATCATCAATATTTGCTTTTTTTTACAGAAAAAGGGAAATGTTTTTGGTTAAGAGTTTATGAAATTCCAGAGGGATCAAAAATATCTAAAGGCAGGGCAATCCAAAATATGATTCACTTGCAACCAGATGATAAAGTAAATGCTTACATATTAACTGGAGATTTGACAAATAAAAAATATGTACAAAATCATTACGTGATGATGGTTACTCAAAAAGGAATTATTAAAAAAACTTCTTTAGAAAACTATTCACGCCCTAGAAAAGATGGAATTAATGCTATTGTGATTCGTAAAGGAGATTCTTTATTAGAAGCTATCTTAACTAAGGGAAATAGTCATGTTTTTATTGCTGTAAAAAGTGGAAAAATAATTCGTTTTTCAGAAAAAAAAGTTCGTGTTACTGGAAGAAATTCTTCTGGAGTAAGAGGAATTAATTTATCCATTTCAGAGGATACTGTAATTGGAATGATATGTGTAGAAGGACAGGAAAAAGGATATTTATTAGTTGTTTCGGAAAAAGGATTTGGGAAAAGAACTAATCTAAAAGATTATCGGATAACCAATCGTGGAGGAAAAGGAATCAAAACAATAAATATCACTCAAAAAACAGGTCGTTTAATTTCTATAAAACATGTCACGAATCAAGATGATCTAATGATCATTAAAAAATCCGGAATAATTATTCGTATTTCTGTATCGGATATCCGAGTGATGGGAAGAGATACCCAAGGGGTAAGGTTAATTAACCTCAAAGAAAAAGACGAAATCGCAGATGTTGAAAAAGTTAGTCAGACAATAATGGATTTTCATTAA
- a CDS encoding adenylosuccinate synthase encodes MPSNVLVGLQWGDEGKGKITDLLAKNSNYVIRYQGGNNSGHSIHINNRYFILHLIPSGVVYPSVKCIIGPGVVIDPKSLILEIQDIESIGINTSQVFLAKRAHLTMPYHRLLDKYKEESLGNKSIGTTHRGIGPTYEDKIARMGIRVLDFLNQKIFYRKLKENIDYKNQIITKIYKRKPVSFKEIYEEYMEYAKELYPRVIDAVHEIHRAFHEEKKILFEGAQAMLLDINYGTYPYVTTSSTSTGGVCVGAGVPPTFLKNFIGIAKAYCTRVGYGPFPTEIKNKEMSHFIREKGKEYGATTKRPRRCGWLDLFSLKYSCMINGINYLIITKLDVLSQLETIKICVEYRIHGKSIPNFPANIDFFEEKVEAIYMDFPGWKQNISQIYEYDELPKNCKKYINFIESYLNLNILLISVGSERSQNIIKDKSSFFKIFS; translated from the coding sequence ATGCCTTCAAATGTTCTTGTTGGTCTCCAATGGGGTGACGAGGGAAAAGGAAAAATTACAGATCTTCTTGCCAAAAATTCAAATTATGTAATTCGTTATCAAGGAGGAAATAACTCAGGTCATTCTATTCACATTAATAATCGTTATTTTATTCTTCATTTAATTCCTTCTGGAGTAGTTTATCCTTCTGTTAAATGCATTATAGGCCCTGGAGTAGTTATTGATCCTAAATCTTTAATTCTAGAAATACAAGATATAGAATCAATAGGAATCAATACCTCTCAAGTTTTTTTAGCAAAAAGAGCACATCTCACTATGCCATATCATCGTCTCTTAGATAAATACAAGGAAGAATCATTAGGAAATAAGTCTATTGGAACTACACATCGTGGAATTGGTCCTACTTATGAAGATAAAATAGCCCGTATGGGGATACGGGTTTTAGATTTTTTAAATCAAAAAATTTTTTATAGAAAATTAAAGGAAAACATTGATTATAAAAATCAGATTATAACAAAAATATATAAAAGAAAACCTGTTTCTTTTAAAGAAATATACGAAGAGTATATGGAGTATGCTAAAGAACTTTATCCACGTGTTATCGATGCTGTACATGAAATTCATAGAGCTTTTCATGAAGAAAAAAAAATTCTTTTTGAGGGAGCTCAAGCTATGCTACTAGACATAAATTATGGAACCTATCCATATGTAACTACTTCTTCAACTTCTACAGGAGGAGTTTGTGTAGGGGCTGGGGTACCTCCTACTTTCTTGAAAAATTTTATCGGAATAGCAAAAGCTTATTGTACGCGTGTAGGATATGGTCCTTTTCCTACAGAAATTAAGAATAAAGAAATGAGTCATTTTATCCGAGAAAAAGGAAAAGAATATGGAGCCACTACAAAAAGACCAAGAAGGTGTGGCTGGTTAGATTTGTTCTCTCTAAAATATTCTTGTATGATAAACGGAATTAATTACTTAATCATTACAAAATTAGATGTTTTAAGTCAATTAGAAACTATAAAAATCTGTGTAGAATACCGTATTCATGGAAAATCTATTCCAAATTTTCCAGCAAATATAGATTTTTTTGAAGAAAAAGTAGAAGCTATTTATATGGATTTTCCTGGTTGGAAACAAAATATTTCTCAAATTTATGAGTATGATGAACTACCAAAAAATTGCAAAAAATATATTAATTTTATTGAAAGTTATCTAAATTTGAATATCCTATTAATTTCTGTAGGATCTGAAAGAAGTCAAAATATTATCAAAGATAAATCTTCCTTTTTTAAAATATTTTCTTAG
- the aroB gene encoding 3-dehydroquinate synthase, with amino-acid sequence MLSDKRKILYFNEEGYMILENYLLNQVESIRNTFILVDHSTNIYCLPFLLSHAKFLEKSKIIQIKPGEKEKNIYTCIQIWKNLENFKANRNSLIINLGGGVITDIGGFVASVFKRGVRFINIPTTLLGMVDASIGYKTGVNLESIKNEIGSFYSPEFLIIDPHFLKTLPENEFISGKAEMFKHGLIADEKFWIDMKTSTMDDHRKSYSQWGDLIHKSILIKNKIVEKDPKEKGLRKILNFGHTIGHALESYFMNYKKGKLIHGVAIAMGMVSESWLSYKVNGLSMNSYQEIKSILSELYPIKNISDLEMNKIFSIMEHDKKNDRNKIQFSLLKK; translated from the coding sequence ATGTTGTCTGATAAGAGAAAAATTCTTTATTTTAATGAGGAAGGCTATATGATATTGGAAAATTATCTACTTAATCAGGTAGAATCCATAAGAAATACATTTATTTTAGTAGATCATTCTACCAATATTTATTGTCTTCCTTTCCTTCTTTCTCATGCAAAATTTTTAGAAAAATCTAAGATAATTCAAATTAAACCAGGAGAAAAGGAAAAAAATATTTATACCTGCATTCAAATATGGAAAAATCTAGAGAATTTTAAAGCTAATAGAAATAGTTTAATTATTAATTTAGGAGGAGGAGTAATTACAGATATAGGTGGATTTGTAGCATCTGTATTTAAAAGAGGAGTTCGTTTTATTAATATCCCTACCACGTTATTAGGAATGGTTGATGCATCTATAGGATATAAAACAGGAGTTAATTTAGAATCCATTAAAAATGAAATAGGTTCTTTTTATTCTCCAGAATTTTTAATTATTGATCCTCATTTTTTAAAAACTCTTCCTGAAAATGAATTTATTTCAGGAAAAGCTGAAATGTTTAAACATGGATTGATTGCAGATGAAAAATTTTGGATTGATATGAAAACCTCTACCATGGATGATCATAGAAAATCTTATTCTCAATGGGGGGATTTAATCCATAAATCCATATTAATAAAAAATAAAATCGTGGAGAAAGACCCTAAAGAAAAAGGATTAAGAAAAATTCTGAATTTTGGACACACTATTGGTCATGCTTTGGAAAGCTATTTTATGAATTATAAAAAAGGAAAACTTATACATGGTGTAGCTATAGCTATGGGAATGGTCTCTGAATCATGGTTATCATATAAAGTAAATGGATTGTCTATGAATAGTTATCAAGAAATAAAATCCATTCTTTCTGAATTATATCCTATAAAAAATATATCAGATTTAGAAATGAATAAAATATTTTCCATCATGGAGCATGATAAAAAAAACGATAGAAATAAAATTCAATTTTCCTTATTAAAAAAATAG